One genomic window of [Clostridium] scindens ATCC 35704 includes the following:
- a CDS encoding ABC transporter ATP-binding protein produces MAQQNKKQPKAKTGLARCLELASGHKGLVFLSGFLAAMAAICSFVPYLSIYYIIREILFIYPDMSLLNVSTISTWGWLALAGILGNIVFYFFALLCSHIAAFGTLYELKVAFADHIMHIPLGYHLTLGSGKLRKIMDENIESVEKFIAHQLPDFVASLVAPLVLVIILLGIDWRYGVVCMVGIILAFIVQFAGFNGEAKEKMHRFQTAQENMNSASVEYVRGMPEIKAFNQTADSFKRLSKSITDYTSFVLEYALGWQNCMPAFTTIINNIYLFLIPVGVLIGMHTTNFREYSLTFIFYLIIVHAISGILNKIMFISESFTQIDGSVERMDEILRIPVLPEKNTTTEIQNYDITFQDVSFSYEADSQIKALSHVSFLAPQGKVTAVVGPSGGGKSTIANLISRFYDVTDGSIQIGGVDIRDIPLDALMDKVSFVFQDTFLFKQSILDNIRMGNPDATEEQVIAAAKAARCHEFIDQLPNGYQTVIGSTGVHLSGGERQRIAIARAIVKDAPIIVLDEATAFSDPENEYLIQKAFEKLIQNKTVVMIAHRLSTIRNADQILVMEKGCLIESGTHDELLKKGGKYAQMWSSYTESINWKISTGKAV; encoded by the coding sequence ATGGCACAGCAAAATAAGAAGCAGCCGAAGGCTAAAACCGGGCTGGCACGCTGCCTGGAATTGGCTTCAGGTCATAAAGGACTTGTGTTTCTATCAGGTTTTTTGGCTGCAATGGCTGCAATTTGTTCTTTTGTACCTTATTTATCAATTTATTATATCATTCGGGAAATCCTGTTTATTTACCCGGATATGTCGCTCTTGAATGTTTCTACAATCTCAACCTGGGGCTGGCTTGCCCTTGCTGGTATTTTGGGGAACATCGTATTTTACTTTTTTGCCCTATTATGTTCCCACATTGCAGCGTTTGGAACGCTTTATGAATTGAAGGTGGCCTTTGCCGATCACATCATGCACATTCCCCTTGGGTATCATTTGACCTTGGGCAGCGGCAAGCTGAGAAAAATCATGGACGAAAACATTGAAAGCGTTGAGAAATTTATTGCTCACCAGCTCCCGGATTTTGTCGCCTCTTTGGTTGCGCCGCTTGTTCTGGTCATTATTCTTCTTGGGATTGACTGGCGGTATGGTGTGGTTTGTATGGTCGGTATTATTCTGGCTTTCATCGTTCAGTTTGCGGGCTTCAATGGCGAAGCAAAGGAAAAAATGCACCGCTTTCAGACCGCCCAGGAGAACATGAACAGCGCCTCTGTGGAATATGTGCGCGGTATGCCGGAGATCAAAGCATTTAATCAGACCGCAGATTCTTTTAAGAGGTTGAGCAAATCCATTACGGACTATACCTCTTTCGTGCTGGAGTACGCATTGGGCTGGCAAAATTGTATGCCTGCATTTACCACAATCATCAACAATATTTATCTGTTTTTAATCCCGGTGGGTGTTCTGATCGGGATGCACACTACGAATTTCAGAGAGTATTCGTTGACATTCATTTTCTACCTGATTATTGTCCATGCAATTTCCGGCATCCTGAATAAGATCATGTTTATCTCGGAGTCCTTTACGCAGATTGATGGCAGTGTAGAGCGCATGGATGAAATCTTGCGTATCCCGGTCTTGCCGGAAAAGAATACGACGACTGAAATCCAAAACTATGATATTACTTTTCAGGATGTCAGTTTTTCTTATGAAGCTGATTCCCAGATCAAGGCCCTGTCTCATGTCTCTTTCCTTGCGCCTCAGGGCAAGGTAACAGCCGTTGTTGGTCCTTCCGGTGGCGGTAAGAGTACCATAGCCAACCTGATCTCCCGATTTTATGATGTGACGGATGGAAGTATTCAAATCGGCGGCGTTGACATTCGGGACATTCCGCTGGATGCGCTGATGGATAAGGTCAGCTTTGTATTTCAGGATACATTCCTCTTTAAGCAGAGCATCCTGGACAACATCCGCATGGGAAATCCAGATGCTACGGAGGAACAGGTGATTGCGGCGGCAAAGGCGGCAAGATGCCACGAATTTATTGATCAGCTTCCAAATGGTTATCAGACTGTGATTGGAAGCACCGGCGTCCATCTCTCTGGAGGTGAGCGCCAGCGGATTGCTATTGCAAGGGCTATCGTAAAGGATGCCCCCATCATTGTACTGGACGAGGCAACTGCATTCAGCGACCCGGAAAATGAGTACCTGATTCAAAAAGCCTTTGAAAAGCTAATTCAGAATAAAACGGTTGTAATGATTGCCCATCGTCTGTCTACGATTCGTAACGCTGACCAGATTCTTGTTATGGAAAAAGGATGCCTGATTGAATCCGGCACCCATGACGAGTTGCTGAAGAAGGGCGGAAAATACGCGCAGATGTGGAGCAGCTATACGGAGTCAATCAACTGGAAAATTAGCACAGGAAAGGCGGTGTGA
- a CDS encoding ABC transporter ATP-binding protein, with product MIKKLQKKYALSEQGAKDLIKGCLACVLQNLSFMFPVGLLYYMVGDLMNGGVPSEKIPFYVAGCVVCIGLILLTTFFQYNATYFATYKESGIRRITLAEHLRKIPLSFFGKKDLADLTSTIMADCTFLEQSFSHFIPELAGSIISTVLISIGLLFTDWRMALAALWVLPVAFAIVGFSAKIQENLNQKAMDVKMACADGIQECIETVRDLKANNAEQAYLKGLEKKIRAVEHRSILNEFGLAAFVVSASLVLKLGIATVALVGAVLLMQGSLSVLTFFMFLLVVSRLYDPLQGALQNLAAVISTRTNIARMNEILDHPIQQGSDRLSNQGYDIVFDHVGFAYNTGETVLKDVFFTAKQGEVTALVGPSGGGKTTVSRLAARFWDINRGKITVGGMDVSRIDPETLLSLYSIVFQDVTLFDNTILENIRIGNKDATDEQVIAAAKLANVDEFAEKLPDGWHTNIGENGCELSGGERQRISIARAFLKNAPIILLDEATASLDVENETLIQTALSRLIEDKTVLVIAHRMRTVAGADKIVVLSDGTVAEEGSPKDLAEKNGVYAHMVKLQTESQNWKLS from the coding sequence ATGATCAAAAAACTGCAGAAAAAATATGCCCTGTCTGAACAGGGAGCAAAAGACCTGATCAAAGGCTGCCTGGCCTGTGTTCTTCAAAATCTGTCTTTTATGTTCCCGGTAGGACTTTTATATTACATGGTTGGCGATTTGATGAACGGAGGTGTTCCCAGTGAGAAAATTCCATTTTATGTGGCAGGCTGCGTGGTGTGTATTGGCCTGATTCTGCTGACAACTTTCTTTCAATACAATGCGACCTACTTTGCCACCTACAAAGAAAGCGGTATCCGCCGCATTACTCTGGCAGAGCATCTGCGCAAAATCCCTCTTTCCTTTTTCGGAAAAAAGGATTTAGCCGATCTTACCAGTACGATTATGGCGGACTGTACCTTCCTGGAACAGAGTTTTTCGCATTTTATCCCTGAGCTTGCGGGTTCAATCATTTCTACGGTTCTGATTTCCATCGGTCTGCTCTTTACGGACTGGAGAATGGCACTGGCTGCTTTATGGGTTCTGCCGGTTGCCTTTGCGATTGTGGGATTTTCCGCAAAGATTCAGGAAAATCTGAATCAGAAAGCGATGGATGTGAAGATGGCCTGCGCAGACGGGATACAGGAGTGTATTGAAACGGTTCGTGACCTGAAAGCAAATAATGCGGAGCAGGCATATTTAAAAGGGCTGGAAAAGAAGATCCGTGCCGTGGAGCATCGTTCCATCCTCAATGAATTTGGTCTTGCTGCTTTTGTGGTTTCCGCATCACTGGTGCTGAAGCTTGGTATTGCAACGGTTGCGCTGGTAGGAGCTGTTCTGCTCATGCAAGGAAGCCTCTCCGTGCTTACATTCTTTATGTTCCTTCTGGTAGTATCCCGTTTATATGACCCTCTGCAGGGCGCACTCCAGAATCTTGCGGCAGTCATCAGTACACGAACCAATATTGCCCGTATGAATGAGATTCTCGATCATCCGATCCAGCAAGGCAGTGACAGGCTTTCTAATCAGGGGTATGATATTGTCTTTGACCATGTTGGGTTTGCCTACAATACCGGAGAAACTGTATTGAAAGATGTTTTCTTTACGGCAAAGCAGGGAGAGGTTACGGCTTTGGTCGGCCCATCCGGCGGCGGAAAAACAACCGTATCCAGGCTGGCTGCAAGGTTCTGGGATATTAACAGAGGAAAGATTACCGTGGGAGGGATGGATGTATCCCGAATAGACCCGGAAACACTGCTTTCTCTGTATTCCATCGTATTCCAGGATGTTACGCTGTTTGACAATACGATTCTGGAAAATATCCGAATCGGAAACAAAGACGCCACAGATGAACAGGTCATTGCTGCTGCGAAACTTGCCAATGTGGATGAATTTGCGGAAAAACTGCCGGATGGATGGCATACTAATATCGGGGAAAATGGCTGTGAACTTTCCGGCGGAGAGCGCCAGCGTATCTCTATTGCCCGTGCATTTCTGAAAAATGCGCCGATCATTCTTTTAGATGAAGCTACTGCTTCCCTGGATGTGGAGAATGAAACTCTGATACAGACAGCCCTTTCCCGTCTGATTGAAGATAAAACCGTTCTGGTTATCGCCCACAGGATGCGTACTGTAGCCGGAGCAGATAAGATCGTTGTCCTTTCTGATGGCACCGTGGCAGAAGAAGGATCACCAAAGGATCTGGCAGAGAAAAATGGTGTGTATGCCCATATGGTAAAACTGCAGACAGAAAGCCAGAATTGGAAACTTTCGTAA
- a CDS encoding ABC transporter ATP-binding protein has product MGKEIMIRDLTFSYGGNGNQLEHISLDIAAGEIIVITGPSGSGKSSLTRVINGLIPYFYEGELSGEVFVNGKPLKKIPSWERGKIVGNVFQDPRSQFFANEVAGEVAFGCENYGYSHEEIQNHVHRAAADIKIQDILDHSLHSLSYGMRQKVAIASAEAIDPEIYVMDEPSANLDIASTYRFADIIRNLKQQGKTIIIAEHRLYYLMDLADRFLCVQKGKIVREFTAPQMKALTNQEIQTLGLRTPDLHQIEQTEIPSVATNEVVLEVKKLNHSFGETIVAEDIDFQCHQGEVIALIGPNGTGKSTIGRILAGLLKEKSGEVVLFGKHCRPKGRLGKVWYIPQDLDSQLFGEDLLDELTTGAEVSPDRKQAAEEILDALELKPFIKQHPSTLSGGQKQRLALGVALMHEAPIIILDEPTSGLDGTNMRNVSRMIRKLAKMGRTIIVITHDAECALACCERAIRLENGCITDDFQIRGADLLLEKIGYNQKEG; this is encoded by the coding sequence ATGGGAAAAGAAATTATGATCCGTGACCTGACCTTTTCCTATGGCGGGAACGGAAATCAACTGGAACATATATCATTAGATATTGCCGCCGGAGAGATCATTGTTATAACCGGCCCATCAGGAAGTGGAAAAAGCTCTTTGACGAGGGTGATTAATGGGCTGATCCCCTACTTTTACGAGGGGGAATTAAGCGGTGAGGTTTTTGTGAATGGGAAACCGCTGAAAAAAATTCCGTCCTGGGAGCGTGGCAAAATCGTAGGGAATGTATTTCAAGACCCCAGGAGCCAGTTTTTTGCCAATGAGGTCGCCGGTGAGGTTGCTTTTGGCTGTGAGAACTACGGTTATTCCCATGAGGAAATTCAGAACCATGTTCACCGAGCGGCGGCGGACATCAAGATTCAGGATATCCTGGATCATAGTCTGCACAGTCTGTCTTATGGGATGCGCCAGAAGGTTGCGATTGCATCGGCAGAGGCGATCGACCCGGAAATCTATGTCATGGATGAACCATCCGCCAATCTGGATATTGCATCTACTTATCGCTTTGCAGACATTATCCGCAATCTGAAACAGCAGGGAAAAACCATTATCATTGCGGAGCACCGGCTTTATTATCTGATGGATCTGGCAGACCGTTTCCTGTGTGTGCAGAAAGGAAAAATTGTGCGGGAATTTACCGCACCGCAGATGAAGGCTCTGACTAATCAGGAAATCCAGACATTGGGGCTTCGCACTCCTGATCTGCATCAGATTGAGCAGACGGAAATCCCGTCTGTGGCAACCAACGAGGTAGTCTTGGAAGTAAAAAAACTGAACCACTCTTTTGGTGAAACGATTGTAGCTGAGGATATTGACTTTCAATGTCATCAGGGAGAAGTGATTGCCCTGATTGGCCCCAACGGAACGGGCAAAAGCACCATAGGGCGAATCTTGGCAGGGCTTTTGAAAGAAAAATCCGGCGAAGTCGTTTTATTCGGAAAGCATTGCAGACCCAAAGGCCGCTTGGGAAAGGTCTGGTACATTCCCCAGGATTTAGACAGCCAGCTTTTTGGTGAAGATTTGCTGGATGAACTGACTACCGGCGCAGAGGTAAGCCCAGATCGGAAGCAGGCGGCAGAAGAAATTTTGGACGCACTGGAACTGAAACCGTTCATCAAACAGCATCCCTCTACGCTGTCAGGAGGGCAAAAGCAGCGGCTGGCTCTTGGCGTAGCCCTAATGCACGAAGCGCCTATTATCATACTTGACGAACCTACAAGTGGGCTGGACGGTACAAATATGCGAAATGTCAGCCGGATGATCCGCAAACTGGCGAAGATGGGGCGCACCATTATCGTCATTACCCATGACGCGGAGTGTGCGCTTGCCTGCTGTGAGCGGGCTATACGCCTTGAAAACGGCTGCATTACCGATGATTTTCAAATCAGAGGAGCAGATCTTCTTTTAGAAAAAATTGGGTATAACCAAAAGGAGGGTTAG
- a CDS encoding MptD family putative ECF transporter S component — protein MEQTVKKKIGIRDIMTIAAMMVINFAIAMVIGMVTLPFPVVYLYGSAGIDAFIGATFYLVAANRINKHGLLFAWATVYGLIQGVMGYMFLVPYFLIVALIAELCMVGKNTYRSAVRNRIGWMVNSIGNFVGCAVPLWWSWDSYQEMAASSGFDANTLNMQLSMVTSPALMLLGVVITAVLAILGTLFGQRLLRKHFQKAGIVG, from the coding sequence ATGGAACAAACGGTAAAGAAAAAAATTGGCATTCGAGATATTATGACGATTGCCGCAATGATGGTCATCAATTTTGCGATTGCAATGGTGATTGGTATGGTTACATTGCCTTTCCCAGTAGTATATTTGTACGGTTCTGCTGGAATTGATGCATTTATCGGAGCAACCTTTTATTTGGTTGCGGCAAATCGCATCAACAAACACGGATTGTTGTTTGCATGGGCTACGGTTTATGGACTAATCCAAGGCGTTATGGGTTATATGTTCTTGGTTCCCTATTTCTTGATTGTAGCCCTCATTGCTGAGCTATGCATGGTTGGCAAGAATACATACCGAAGCGCAGTTCGCAACCGGATTGGCTGGATGGTCAACTCAATCGGAAATTTTGTAGGCTGTGCTGTACCGTTATGGTGGTCTTGGGACAGTTATCAGGAAATGGCAGCAAGCAGCGGTTTTGATGCAAATACTCTGAACATGCAGCTCTCTATGGTGACTTCTCCGGCACTGATGCTTCTGGGGGTTGTCATTACTGCGGTTCTTGCCATTCTCGGTACATTGTTCGGCCAGCGGTTGCTCAGAAAGCATTTCCAAAAAGCAGGCATTGTAGGATGA
- a CDS encoding energy-coupling factor transporter transmembrane component T, which translates to MMVKEKKQRRTDQIDGRTVLFLTLCACIMTFLATSFLGHGIFTFWIFLILCWFGLYKQALGCFAVYLVAIVWLMIETKYQFSIPSPLLLSMIYKLLLPAMPAYLLAKIPSGKLTASLRKMPIPTRIMLVLIVMLRFAPTVLHEFGEVKEAMKIRGFLKSVGNVLRHPMDTLEYAIVPMVFRSLKIADELAASAIVRGIESPYKKESYYVSRIATLDCFLIVVSVGVAVFCYLL; encoded by the coding sequence ATGATGGTCAAAGAAAAAAAGCAAAGACGGACTGATCAGATCGACGGGCGTACGGTTCTTTTCCTGACGCTGTGCGCCTGCATCATGACCTTTCTTGCAACAAGTTTTTTAGGGCATGGGATTTTTACCTTTTGGATTTTTTTGATCCTTTGCTGGTTCGGCTTATATAAACAGGCTTTGGGATGTTTTGCGGTCTATTTAGTGGCGATTGTCTGGCTGATGATCGAAACAAAGTATCAGTTCAGCATTCCCTCTCCGCTACTACTCAGCATGATTTACAAGCTGTTACTCCCCGCTATGCCAGCCTATCTTCTGGCTAAAATCCCGTCCGGGAAGTTGACAGCCAGCCTGCGGAAAATGCCGATCCCTACCCGTATCATGCTTGTATTAATTGTCATGCTCCGTTTTGCTCCGACTGTGCTGCATGAATTTGGAGAAGTCAAAGAAGCCATGAAAATTCGTGGCTTCTTAAAATCGGTTGGCAATGTTTTGAGGCATCCAATGGACACATTGGAATATGCCATTGTTCCGATGGTGTTCCGCTCCTTAAAGATCGCGGACGAGTTAGCCGCTTCTGCCATAGTCAGGGGAATTGAAAGCCCCTACAAGAAAGAAAGCTACTATGTCAGTCGGATTGCTACGCTGGATTGCTTTTTGATTGTTGTAAGCGTGGGAGTTGCTGTGTTTTGCTATCTTTTGTAG
- a CDS encoding ABC transporter ATP-binding protein: protein MKKQSNLSRLLEIAGSHKYLTYASWVLSAISALIALVPFYYIWKMIKEVLEVTPNFSQAQELPQNGWMAVLFAVIGVLVYIAGLMCSHKGAFRIATNLRIQTMEHIVKLPLGFAESFGSGKLRKIVNESSAATETYLAHQLPDRANAIATPCGLLVLLFAFDWRLGLLSLVPVVLGFLIMMTMTGKQMQERMKEYQNALDDMSNEAVEYVRGIPVVKTFGQTIFSFKKFKDSIDRYKVWVIAYTRQLRIPMMFYTAAINGVFATLIAGGLLLTQDGVTSGFLLDLIFYIIITPVISVTLTRIMFQSENAMIVDDALQRIDSVLNLKPLEETKHPMHPQNASVELKSVCFSYDGEKEVLKDISLTIPEGRTVAFVGLSGGGKTTLANLVSRFFDPQSGMVKIGGVNVKDIPKEELMNTVSFVFQNSRLIKASILENVRMGKPEATREEVLTALHHAQCDDILEKLPQGADTVIGTKGVYLSGGEQQRIAIARVMLKNAPIIILDEATAFADPDNESRVQAAFSKLSEGKTVIMIAHRLSTVTNVDQIFVIQDGRVAECGNSRELLAKDGIFSRMWKNYQTSVQWKVTKEVQ, encoded by the coding sequence TTGAAAAAACAATCCAATTTATCACGCCTGCTGGAAATTGCAGGCAGCCATAAGTACCTGACCTATGCTTCCTGGGTGCTTTCTGCCATCAGTGCCCTGATTGCCCTGGTGCCGTTCTATTACATCTGGAAAATGATCAAGGAAGTACTGGAGGTGACACCGAATTTCAGCCAGGCGCAAGAACTTCCCCAAAACGGTTGGATGGCAGTGCTGTTTGCAGTCATTGGGGTACTTGTCTACATAGCCGGGCTTATGTGCTCCCATAAAGGTGCATTTCGGATTGCCACAAACTTACGCATCCAGACCATGGAGCATATTGTTAAGCTGCCCCTTGGGTTTGCCGAGAGTTTTGGCAGCGGAAAACTGCGCAAAATCGTCAACGAATCCAGCGCAGCTACTGAAACCTATCTTGCTCACCAGCTTCCTGACAGAGCCAATGCCATCGCAACTCCATGCGGTCTTTTGGTGCTGTTGTTTGCATTTGACTGGAGACTGGGGTTATTGAGCCTTGTTCCGGTTGTGCTGGGTTTTCTGATCATGATGACAATGACCGGAAAGCAGATGCAGGAAAGGATGAAAGAATATCAGAATGCGCTGGATGATATGTCCAATGAAGCGGTAGAGTATGTCCGCGGTATTCCGGTAGTAAAAACCTTTGGCCAGACTATCTTTTCCTTTAAGAAGTTTAAAGACTCCATTGACCGCTATAAAGTATGGGTAATCGCCTATACCAGGCAGCTTCGGATACCGATGATGTTCTATACAGCTGCGATCAACGGAGTTTTTGCCACACTGATTGCCGGAGGACTGTTGCTTACACAAGACGGTGTGACTTCCGGTTTCTTACTGGATCTCATTTTCTATATCATTATTACGCCGGTTATTTCTGTTACACTGACACGCATCATGTTCCAAAGTGAAAATGCCATGATCGTAGACGATGCTTTACAGAGAATTGACAGCGTTTTGAATTTGAAGCCTCTGGAGGAAACCAAACACCCAATGCACCCGCAAAATGCTTCCGTGGAACTGAAATCGGTTTGTTTCAGCTATGATGGAGAAAAAGAAGTATTAAAAGATATTTCACTCACCATTCCTGAAGGACGAACCGTAGCTTTTGTAGGCCTGTCCGGCGGTGGTAAAACAACCCTTGCCAACCTGGTTTCCCGCTTCTTTGATCCCCAGAGCGGAATGGTAAAAATCGGTGGTGTCAATGTGAAAGACATCCCGAAAGAGGAACTTATGAATACGGTGTCTTTCGTATTTCAGAACAGCCGTCTGATCAAGGCGTCCATTCTGGAAAATGTGCGTATGGGGAAACCGGAAGCTACCCGTGAGGAAGTTCTGACTGCCCTTCATCACGCACAATGCGATGATATTCTGGAAAAACTCCCACAGGGTGCGGATACGGTCATCGGTACAAAGGGTGTCTATCTTTCCGGCGGCGAGCAGCAGCGGATTGCCATTGCCCGTGTGATGCTGAAAAATGCACCGATCATCATTCTGGATGAAGCCACTGCCTTTGCTGACCCGGATAACGAAAGCCGCGTACAGGCTGCTTTCTCAAAACTTTCCGAGGGAAAGACGGTGATTATGATTGCCCATAGGCTTTCTACCGTAACAAATGTGGATCAGATTTTTGTCATTCAGGACGGACGGGTTGCCGAGTGCGGAAACAGCCGCGAATTGCTTGCAAAAGACGGCATTTTCAGCCGTATGTGGAAAAATTACCAGACTTCCGTGCAATGGAAGGTAACAAAGGAGGTGCAGTGA
- a CDS encoding TetR/AcrR family transcriptional regulator — translation MCKINGNGTTLENIHRAAKAEFLEKGYKDASLRNIVKSVGMTTGAFYGYYKSKEELFEAIVGEHYEYILNRFIKAQQEFAELPAARQPEVMSEISGLCMDDILHYAYEHLEECKLILVCSEGTKFDGLIDEMVEIEVEGTHAYQEVLRKLGRPSPHIDLSLEHILITGMFHTFFELIIHEMPLKDAENYVREMRAFYTAGWMKIMGQ, via the coding sequence GTGTGCAAAATAAACGGAAATGGAACGACTTTAGAAAATATCCACCGGGCAGCGAAAGCGGAATTTTTAGAAAAAGGATATAAAGACGCTTCCCTGCGGAATATTGTGAAATCCGTGGGAATGACTACCGGAGCCTTTTACGGATATTATAAAAGTAAAGAAGAACTTTTTGAAGCCATCGTTGGTGAGCATTACGAATATATTCTCAACCGTTTTATAAAGGCACAGCAGGAGTTTGCCGAACTACCAGCTGCCAGGCAGCCGGAAGTCATGAGTGAAATTTCGGGGCTTTGCATGGATGATATTCTCCATTATGCGTATGAGCATTTAGAGGAATGTAAACTGATCCTTGTCTGTTCGGAAGGAACAAAATTTGACGGGCTAATTGATGAAATGGTGGAGATTGAAGTGGAAGGGACTCATGCCTATCAGGAGGTTTTAAGGAAGCTTGGAAGGCCCTCTCCGCATATCGATCTTTCCTTGGAGCATATTCTGATCACCGGAATGTTTCATACTTTTTTTGAATTGATCATCCACGAAATGCCGCTCAAAGATGCCGAAAACTATGTCAGAGAAATGCGCGCCTTTTATACGGCGGGATGGATGAAAATTATGGGGCAGTAA
- a CDS encoding helix-turn-helix domain-containing protein, whose protein sequence is MSELHKPEWYGEYAVIKNKYNDYVQVEYKCNGTGSLYDYALFPGIDLIFMDFNCSDIFHEPIPNKNIIEIRHYQKGRVEFELRNNKVFHMKEGEFCINALANIPAAYSFPFGYSVGLSCVIDKDSVDAKTKQIFSYYNIDVLELGRELELEKNWFLCRTPQRLLHIFDELYAAKGIEGRDYFRIKLLELFYHIKQLRIEDQYEATYYAKEQIEIIKRIRQQLIENLDKKISIEELLQREPMSKVTFQAIFKQIYGDTPYAHIKNYKMNLAAVYLQETDQSITQIAGELGYSNISKFARAFQEVFGLLPKDYRKAKKSN, encoded by the coding sequence ATGAGTGAACTCCATAAACCAGAATGGTATGGGGAATATGCTGTAATTAAAAATAAGTATAATGATTATGTTCAAGTAGAGTATAAATGCAATGGAACAGGAAGCCTATATGACTATGCCCTTTTCCCTGGTATTGACTTGATTTTTATGGATTTTAATTGTTCAGATATTTTCCATGAGCCTATTCCTAATAAGAATATCATTGAAATCCGTCATTACCAAAAAGGACGTGTTGAGTTTGAGCTAAGAAATAACAAAGTTTTCCACATGAAAGAAGGAGAATTTTGCATCAATGCTCTTGCAAATATTCCTGCGGCATATTCTTTTCCCTTTGGATATAGTGTTGGATTGAGCTGTGTGATTGATAAAGATTCTGTGGATGCGAAAACAAAACAAATTTTTTCTTACTACAACATTGATGTTCTAGAACTTGGGCGAGAATTGGAATTAGAAAAAAATTGGTTTTTATGTCGAACACCACAGCGATTGTTGCATATCTTCGATGAATTGTACGCTGCAAAAGGTATTGAAGGGAGAGATTACTTCCGTATTAAATTATTGGAATTGTTTTACCATATCAAACAACTGCGGATTGAAGATCAGTATGAAGCAACATATTATGCCAAGGAACAAATTGAAATCATCAAGCGTATCCGGCAACAACTTATAGAAAACCTCGACAAAAAAATATCCATAGAAGAACTCTTGCAAAGAGAGCCAATGAGCAAAGTCACATTTCAGGCTATTTTCAAACAGATTTATGGCGACACCCCCTATGCGCATATCAAAAATTACAAAATGAATCTTGCGGCTGTTTATTTGCAGGAAACAGATCAATCCATCACGCAAATAGCTGGTGAACTTGGATATTCAAATATTAGTAAGTTTGCGAGAGCTTTTCAAGAAGTGTTTGGACTGCTTCCAAAGGATTATCGTAAAGCAAAAAAATCGAATTAA
- a CDS encoding class I SAM-dependent methyltransferase, whose protein sequence is MQKLGVVEDTLFIPMLGRIYASEHCPQVLYDKKALELKKKLPSDLIEQNMQNQYTLLASASRSANMDRFIRSFLERRPDGVIVQLGCGLETTYHRCDNGKTHWYAVDLPHVIEYRRGLLSEPEREFYISGDAFVKDWIIKVRNDVLDAPVLVTAGGLFHYFEENKVIALLRMIGQFGNMEVVFDTVNKRGMTMMKKKYMKQVGHAEAQMFFYVDSAEELAAKIGGNVKVVSEEPYYRYIPKNGLKLSTKVSMAVSDRFCMVKMIQLKL, encoded by the coding sequence ATGCAAAAATTAGGCGTTGTGGAGGATACCCTGTTTATCCCTATGCTGGGAAGAATCTACGCCAGTGAGCATTGTCCGCAAGTTTTATATGATAAAAAAGCATTGGAATTGAAAAAAAAGCTGCCTTCAGACTTGATCGAACAGAATATGCAGAATCAGTATACCCTCTTGGCCTCTGCTTCCCGGTCTGCCAATATGGATCGGTTTATTCGGTCTTTTCTGGAACGCAGACCGGACGGTGTGATTGTCCAGCTGGGCTGTGGCCTGGAGACAACCTATCACCGATGTGATAACGGAAAGACACACTGGTATGCCGTGGATCTGCCTCATGTGATCGAATACCGGCGAGGACTTCTTTCCGAACCGGAGCGGGAATTTTATATTTCCGGGGATGCCTTTGTGAAGGACTGGATCATAAAAGTTCGCAATGATGTACTTGATGCTCCTGTTCTCGTTACTGCAGGCGGGTTGTTTCATTATTTTGAGGAAAATAAGGTCATTGCCCTTCTGCGTATGATTGGGCAATTTGGAAATATGGAAGTTGTTTTTGATACGGTAAACAAGAGAGGCATGACCATGATGAAGAAAAAATATATGAAACAGGTCGGCCATGCCGAGGCGCAGATGTTCTTTTATGTAGATTCGGCGGAAGAGCTGGCAGCAAAGATCGGAGGTAATGTGAAGGTAGTTAGTGAGGAACCATACTATCGTTACATCCCTAAAAACGGCTTAAAGCTGTCCACAAAGGTTAGTATGGCGGTTTCTGATCGGTTCTGCATGGTGAAGATGATACAGTTGAAATTATAG